The Candidatus Polarisedimenticolaceae bacterium genomic sequence GATGGTGATGCCGGGTGACAACGTGACGCTCGAGGTGATCCTGCACACGCCGATCGCGATGACGCAGGGGCTGCGCTTCGCGATCCGCGAGGGCGGCCGCACCGTCGGAGCGGGCACCGTCACGGACATCGTGGAGTAAGGCCATGCGCGAGAACGTCACGCTCCAGTGCGCCGATTGCAAGCGGCGCAACTACGTCACGACGAAGAACAAGAAGACGACGACCGGCAAGCTCGAGTTCAACAAGTTTTGCCGGTTCTGCCGGAAGCACACGGCTCACAAGGAAACGCGGTAAGGCGAGGGATCGCACGTGGACGGACTCAAGGGACAGTGGACGCGCTTGACCACATTCCTCTCGGACGTCCGGGGGGAGCTGCAGAAGACCTCCTGGCCCACCCGCAAGGAGGTCCGGAACACGACGATCGTCGTCGTCGTGTTCGTCATGATCTGCGCGGTGTACCTCTACGCGGTGGACTTCGTCCTGCAGAAGAGCATGGAACGGCTCATCGGGACGTTCTCGCGATGAGTGGGCCGGGGGTCGCGATGAAGCAGTGGTACATCGTCCACACGTATTCGGGCTTCGAGGGGAAGGTCAAAGAGAGCCTTCGCCAGAGGGCCGACGCGATGGGGATGGCCGAGATCATCGAGGACATCCTGATTCCCACCGAAGAGGTCGTCGAGGTGAAGGACGGGAAGAAGACGCGCTCGACGCGGAAGTTCTTCCCGGGCTACGTGCTCGTCAAGATGGAGATGTCGGACACGGCCTGGCACGTCGTCAAGAACACGCCGAAGGTCAC encodes the following:
- the tuf gene encoding elongation factor Tu (EF-Tu; promotes GTP-dependent binding of aminoacyl-tRNA to the A-site of ribosomes during protein biosynthesis; when the tRNA anticodon matches the mRNA codon, GTP hydrolysis results; the inactive EF-Tu-GDP leaves the ribosome and release of GDP is promoted by elongation factor Ts; many prokaryotes have two copies of the gene encoding EF-Tu), which translates into the protein MVMPGDNVTLEVILHTPIAMTQGLRFAIREGGRTVGAGTVTDIVE
- the rpmG gene encoding 50S ribosomal protein L33, producing the protein MRENVTLQCADCKRRNYVTTKNKKTTTGKLEFNKFCRFCRKHTAHKETR
- the secE gene encoding preprotein translocase subunit SecE codes for the protein MDGLKGQWTRLTTFLSDVRGELQKTSWPTRKEVRNTTIVVVVFVMICAVYLYAVDFVLQKSMERLIGTFSR